A part of Streptomyces sp. NBC_01235 genomic DNA contains:
- a CDS encoding oxidoreductase, translated as MAATRPVALVTGASSGIGKETARAFVAAGFEVIGTGRKTSGLTPPAGVTYLDLDVASDDSATAAVAEVIDRFGRIDVLVNNAGIGSAGAVEENSVTQAQSVLNINVLGVIRMTKAVLPHMRARGGGRVINISSVLGVAPQPFMALYVASKHAIEGFSESLDHEVREHGVRVLLVQPAYTKTSFDTNAAQPDTPLPLYAERRRDFDRMIADAMKDGDDPAVVAKVIVTAATDKKPKLRYTAGPLASRVTTARRLVPAGAFDKQIRKNNSLPT; from the coding sequence ATGGCGGCAACTCGGCCGGTGGCGCTCGTGACAGGGGCCTCATCGGGGATCGGCAAGGAGACGGCCCGCGCATTCGTCGCGGCGGGTTTCGAGGTGATCGGAACCGGCCGCAAGACCTCCGGGCTCACCCCGCCCGCCGGTGTGACGTACCTCGACCTCGACGTGGCCAGTGACGACTCGGCCACCGCCGCGGTCGCAGAGGTGATCGACCGGTTCGGACGCATCGACGTCCTGGTCAACAACGCAGGAATCGGCTCGGCGGGCGCCGTCGAGGAGAACTCCGTCACCCAGGCCCAGAGCGTCCTGAACATCAACGTCCTCGGCGTCATCCGTATGACGAAGGCCGTCCTGCCGCACATGCGCGCCCGGGGTGGCGGACGCGTCATCAACATCTCGTCCGTCCTCGGGGTCGCCCCCCAGCCCTTCATGGCCCTCTACGTCGCGTCCAAGCACGCCATCGAGGGCTTCTCCGAGTCACTGGACCACGAGGTCCGCGAGCACGGTGTGCGGGTCCTGCTCGTCCAGCCCGCCTACACCAAGACCAGCTTCGACACCAACGCCGCGCAGCCCGACACCCCGCTGCCTCTGTACGCGGAGCGGCGGCGCGACTTCGACAGGATGATCGCGGATGCGATGAAGGACGGTGACGACCCCGCCGTCGTCGCCAAGGTGATCGTCACCGCGGCCACCGACAAGAAGCCGAAGCTGCGCTACACCGCCGGCCCACTGGCCTCACGCGTCACCACGGCGCGCCGCCTCGTCCCCGCCGGAGCGTTCGACAAGCAGATCCGCAAGAACAACAGCCTGCCCACCTGA